AATCACAGATAAATCGTACTGTTTAGTTCAATTCAACATACACCTTTTCCCCAGAGCGATACTTGATGTAAAATAAAATAGATTTAAGCTGTTCATCATCAAAAAAATCGTGATTAGGCATAAACTGTCCATATTCTTCATACATTTCTTGGGCATACTTATTTTTGTTGATGATTTGTTCTGGATATTTAATAAACTCTATCAGTTGCTCTTCACTCTCCCAACGCTCTGAAACTCCTGCAAGTGCAGAACCTACAACTTTTTTGTTCAGCGCATGACATTGAGCGCAGTTTCCTTCGAAGAGTTCTTTTCCGATTTTCACAATTTCTTCTTGTTGAATATTTAGAGAGTCAAATACTAATATTTCTCCATCTATTCCTGTTGGAACTGTACCACAATACCACCCTTTTACTTCTTCCTCTTTTTCAATCCACATTTTTTCATCAAAAAATATTTTACTCAAGGAAAGAATAATTATAGTTCCAATCGTAATAATAAAAATATAAAGACTTGTACTATTATTCATTTTTTTGAAGTTTAAAAAGTCTATTAAAATAGAATTTATACAATTTACCTAATAATTTGCACAAAACTTTGCTTTCCTATCAATTCTTTATTCAGTAGATATTCAAATTTTCGTATCTTTTCCTTCCAAATCAAAACAGGTTGAAAATCGTCTGTACTATTCATTTTTAATTGTTCATTTTTCCATGCCTAGTTCATCGCTCGTTACTCGTGTTGCCTACATTAGAGATTATTACAGAGAATTTCGTTACAAACAACTCCTCACGGATAGTCGTAAGCTCGGTATTGCTCACGATACAGTATTTTTTGCCATCAAAGGAAAACGCCAAGACGGACATAGTTTTATCAAAAAACTCTATGACAAAGGTGTT
This genomic window from Bernardetia sp. contains:
- a CDS encoding c-type cytochrome, which translates into the protein MNNSTSLYIFIITIGTIIILSLSKIFFDEKMWIEKEEEVKGWYCGTVPTGIDGEILVFDSLNIQQEEIVKIGKELFEGNCAQCHALNKKVVGSALAGVSERWESEEQLIEFIKYPEQIINKNKYAQEMYEEYGQFMPNHDFFDDEQLKSILFYIKYRSGEKVYVELN